GGTTTTGTTTTGGATCCAATCCTTTTAACCAAGCTTTCCTTGCATGCACAATAAAATGATTACAGCCAACTGAAGAAACTGTTTCAATAAATGTTTTTAAGAAATCAAAGGAATCATAATTATCTACTCCTGTCCTAATTTTCACAGTTACTGGTATTTGTacttttttcttaatttcATATACAATATTTCTGACTTGTTCAGGATTTTTCATTAAAGAAGCACCAAAAGCACCTTTATTAGCAACTTTAGTACTTGGACATCCaacattaatatttatttcatcatACCCAGCTTGTTCTACTAAAATGGCAGCTTCTGACATGGAGTTCATATCACAACCACCTAGTTGACAAACGATGGGAtgttcattattatcaaaacCTAAATGTTCTtctaaattatttaaattatataacaatGTATTATCTACAATCATTTCAGTCCACAATTGTGCTCTTTTCGTAATAATACGTACCATAGCTCGAAAATGTCTATTCGTTACATTTATCATAGGTGCTACTTGTATAAAAGGTgttgtatttttttcatttatcTTTCGATAATCATAATTTATTCCGTTTGATATGATGTCTTCTAATTTATAGTTTTTTTCACAAGGAGATATAACATTTTCTATACTTTTTTCTGATAATACTGACATATTGCTACATCttaatatctttttatatctataattgtgtatataaatttttttttgtaaaaacGCTGGATTGGTACTTGTGTTAAGGcaataaatgtaataataataataaaaatttttataatttttttttttaatataacgcttttttgtattattcttataataacaattattattattattatattgtttattaagatatgatatatatatatttcttccTTCAGTATTACTAGACGGTagtataatattattattacgtatatatttattttctatttcctttttgcttctttttttattatattgattTACGGTATGTACTAAATTGTTATATACTCTTCCATGAgtatatgtttttttgtaatttaaTTTTGAATTACCAtgatttaattttattattattaacaaaatgtatataatcacatatataaaaggaAACTTTATTTgcatttaaattttttttctttttctttcttcacatatatatatatatatataaataaataaataaataaataaataaataaataaataaataaacatatacatataaatatatatatatatatatatatataatgtaatatatattttagtataaatattaaaagcTTTTAAAaggggaaaaaaaaaaaaaaaaaaaattaatattatatattgtaaaGTTCGGAATATTAAATATGCCtatttaacatatattaatattatttatacttataataacaagaaaaaaaaaaaaaaaaaaaagtaaacATTTATTAGAGTTATTAATAGCAAAACAGTAGCGGAAATATAAATggaaaagaatataaaaacaagttaacatttaaaaaaaatatatataaaaatatatataatatatataataataataccaATAATTGCTATTACATCTTTTTGtagaatgaaaaaaatagttaggaacataataatatttactatattataatatatttttatatataccttAAATTGGAAgcacataaaaaaaattaatatataatatatataatatatataattatattatactaCATCTTgattcattatataatattttattatttatacatttttgtgataatttaaataaaaggtatgcttttttatttttttatttttttattattatatgtaatttatataatgacaatcatattttatttttaaccTACAattatgcatatataatatatatatatatatataatataaaaaaaaaaaaaaagatatttgattatttaagaatcttgttaaaaatatattttaaaaaataaaataataataaaaaagtaagtatatatttatatatatataatattttttatttttacttttgCAAATAAATAGgtaaaatttatttatatttttatatattttaagaaataaaaaaaaaaaaaaagaagaaaaagaaaaaggaaCAGAAACAGAAGTTGTAGTTAAGACCACTNNNNNNNNNNNNNNNNNNNNNNNNNNNNNNNNNNNNNNNNNNNNNNNNNNNNNNNNNNNNNNNNNNNNNNNNNNNNNNNNNNNNNNNNNNNNNNNNNNNNTATATTTCgtattttaaatttatgttaaaatatataagaacaaaaaaataaaaagaatattatattttacttgtatatataaattgtGAATCATTAaatacacaaaaaaaaaaaaaaaaaaaaaaaaaaaggaaaaaataactagagcaaaagaaaaaaaaaatagtgAAAACAAGGTCacataagaaaaaaaaaaaaataataagaaaaaaaaaaaaataacataaaaagtaaaatattaaaataaaaattaaaaaaaatataaagataaaaataatgaaaaaaaaaaaattaaaaatactaaaaaaaaatattactattataaataaatattatattagtatttatatatatataataatatatatatatatatatatatatatatatatatatatatatatatatttataataattttttaaattattataaaatagaaaaaaaaaaaaatttattttaagtaaaatatatatatatatatatatatatatatatatatatatatatttatatatttatacataatcTATAActatataattcttatttACCTTATATgtttgaatatatttatgaaaaaatctaaagtgtaataatatatatgcatatgtatttatagtaagatctttttatttgtacATTCATTTATAAAGTATACTACGCATACAAATATATgacatataatatatatatatatatatatatatatatatatatatatatatatatgtaataatttatatgatttgTATATTACCATCTCCATAATAACAcaaaaaatacatatatatatatatatatatattgattatttttttttttctcaatATGGGTTTTCTAAAAATTGGAACGCCATTAAGCTGGGATGATGTACAAGATGTGAAATCTTTAATTAGATTATATGGTATATTACAGTTTGtacatgtatataaattaaataaagaccgttatgatgaaaatataatgtttGGTGATGAgattgaatatataataataagaaatgATGAAAACTTAAAAGAATCGTCTGCCTTATTATGTGCTTCTGATTTAATAGATGAAATGATGAATTTAGAAAGTATTATTGACTGTCAATATGGTTCACATTGGACTCCAGaata
Above is a genomic segment from Plasmodium reichenowi strain SY57 chromosome 9, whole genome shotgun sequence containing:
- a CDS encoding dihydrouridine synthase, putative — translated: MQIKFPFIYVIIYILLIIIKLNHGNSKLNYKKTYTHGRVYNNLVHTVNQYNKKRSKKEIENKYIRNNNIILPSSNTEGRNIYISYLNKQYNNNNNCYYKNNTKKRYIKKKNYKNFYYYYYIYCLNTSTNPAFLQKKIYIHNYRYKKILRCSNMSVLSEKSIENVISPCEKNYKLEDIISNGINYDYRKINEKNTTPFIQVAPMINVTNRHFRAMVRIITKRAQLWTEMIVDNTLLYNLNNLEEHLGFDNNEHPIVCQLGGCDMNSMSEAAILVEQAGYDEININVGCPSTKVANKGAFGASLMKNPEQVRNIVYEIKKKVQIPVTVKIRTGVDNYDSFDFLKTFIETVSSVGCNHFIVHARKAWLKGLDPKQNRKIPPLEYYKVYDLCKLYPHLKFTLNGGIQTIQEAIALLNGYMPENNNNNNNNNNDTSNFIRIDNYNINPLNGVMIGRACMENITVLSQTDKLVYNQDIPSTAYSRRTILEAYKKYLEKNSLFYNLSSSFELLKPVLGILKGMPGHRIFRNKLDTYIRNYTSTLPCSEILEKAIADVDDIAPGCLDLPLHDYNQQKEYIKNY